The Pseudochaenichthys georgianus chromosome 8, fPseGeo1.2, whole genome shotgun sequence genome has a segment encoding these proteins:
- the LOC117451221 gene encoding sporozoite surface protein 2-like, with amino-acid sequence MHSGPYSKPQKPKNLPKPQQAGYKPKPHQPKPQQAANPSHPLQSWYHPKPQQAKPYQPSNPQQAKPYQPAYPLNPQRATNPSSPLQSRYQPKPQQRSYPSHPQQAKPQQAEPLQGVLQSKAGMWHFPSEGSVSSGSNVQAKPYQPENPLNPQRATNPSSPLQSRYQPKPQHPAYPSNPLQSRYRPKPQQPSYPSNPLQSRYQPKPQLPAYPSNPQQAKPYQPAHPSNPQQAKPLQWVFQTKAGMWDIPSQGSVASGSNVQPTDSNSHLNVDPRSLREIPMPFPYQPRWPQQLVPV; translated from the coding sequence ATGCACTCTGGTCCCTACTCCAAGCCCCAGAAGCCCAAAAACCTTCCAAAGCCCCAGCAGGCCGGCTACAAGCCTAAGCCCCACCAGCCCAAACCTCAGCAGGCCGCCAACCCTTCACATCCCCTGCAGTCTTGGTACCATCCCAAACCCcagcaggccaagccctaccAGCCTTCAAATCCTcagcaggccaagccctaccAGCCAGCCTACCCTTTGAATCCCCAGCGGGCTACCAACCCATCAAGTCCCCTGCAGTCTAGGTACCAGCCAAAACCCCAGCAGCGTTCCTACCCTTCACATCCCCAACAGGCCAAACCTCAGCAGGCCGAACCCCTGCAAGGGGTGCTCCAAAGTAAAGCTGGCATGTGGCACTTTCCTTCCGAAGGAAGTGTTTCTTCTGGCTCTAATGTGCAGGCCAAGCCCTACCAGCCAGAAAACCCTTTGAATCCCCAGCGGGCTACCAACCCTTCAAGTCCCCTGCAGTCTCGGTACCAGCCCAAACCCCAGCATCCTGCCTACCCTTCGAATCCCCTGCAGTCTAGGTACCGGCCAAAACCCCAGCAGCCTTCCTACCCTTCAAATCCCTTGCAGTCTAGGTACCAGCCCAAACCCCAGCTTCCTGCCTACCCTTCGAATCCCcagcaggccaagccctaccAGCCCGCCCACCCTTCAAACCCTCAGCAGGCCAAACCCCTGCAATGGGTGTTCCAAACTAAAGCTGGCATGTGGGACATTCCTTCCCAAGGAAGTGTTGCTTCTGGCTCTAATGTGCAGCCCACTGACTCAAACTCGCACTTGAATGTTGACCCAAGAAGTTTGAGAGAAATTCCAATGCCATTCCCGTACCAGCCCAGGTGGCCGCAGCAACTGGTGCCAGTGTAG